In the genome of Cryptomeria japonica chromosome 8, Sugi_1.0, whole genome shotgun sequence, one region contains:
- the LOC131071274 gene encoding histone H2B: MAPKAEKKPVAVKKPLVEKSPIAEKKLRKAEKKLPKDMGEKKSKKKHKNIETYKIYIFKVLKQVHPDIGISSKAMGIMNSFINDIFEKLASEAARLARYNKKPTITSREIQTAVKLALPGELAKHAVSEGTKAVTKFTSA, translated from the coding sequence ATGGCTCCCAAGGCTGAGAAGAAGCCCGTTGCTGTGAAGAAGCCTTTGGTGGAGAAATCCCCCATTGCTGAGAAGAAGCTCAGGAAAGCTGAAAAGAAGCTGCCTAAGGATATGGGAGAAAAGAAGAGCAAGAAGAAGCATAAAAACATCGAGACCTACAAGATTTACATCTTCAAGGTTTTGAAGCAGGTTCATCCAGACATCGGCATCTCCAGCAAGGCCATGGGAATTATGAACAGCTTTATCAATGACATCTTTGAGAAATTGGCCAGTGAAGCCGCCAGGCTGGCGCGCTACAACAAGAAGCCGACCATCACGTCGCGGGAGATTCAGACGGCCGTGAAGCTTGCACTTCCGGGGGAGCTTGCCAAGCATGCTGTGTCTGAGGGAACTAAGGCCGTGACGAAATTTACCAGTGCTTAA